The nucleotide window AAATTACCATATGAATTCCCCCTCATTCCTGACGTGGGTCAATATATTTTGCGGCTTCGTTAAAGCGCCCGTAGGTACCCTTCGCCTTTTCCATAGCGATGTTGGCGTCATCACCTTTTTTAATTAAATCCATCACTTTCCCAAAAGAGATAAACTCATAACCAATAATTTCGTTATTCTCGTCCAGCGCAATACGATTGACATAGCCCTCAGTCAGCTCAAGATAGCGCGCACCCTTTGCTTTCGTTCCAAACATAGTACCAATTTGGCTACGCATACCCTTGCCCAGATCCTCAAGGCTCGCGCCAATGGGAAGTCCGCCCTCGGAAAAGGCCGTCTGACTGCGGCCATAGACGATCTGCAAAAAAAGTTCTCGCATAGCCACGTTGATGGCATCACACACAAGATCGGTGTTCAGTGCCTCAAGGATTGTTTTTCCAGGCAGAATTTCAGACGCCATAGCAGCAGAGTGCGTCATACCGGAGCACCCCAACACCTCCACCAACGCCTCTTCAATTATGCCTTTTTTGATATTCAAAGTAAGTTTGCATGCTCCTTGCTGCGGAGCGCATCGGCCAATGCCGTGGGTCAGCCCAGAGATGTCCTTTATTTCTTTCGCCTCTACCCATTTTCCCTCTTCCGGTATCGGAGCTGGTCCATGACAAGCTCCCTGTGTAACGGGGCACATGTGTTCCACTTCAGAT belongs to Dethiosulfovibrio salsuginis and includes:
- a CDS encoding iron-sulfur cluster assembly scaffold protein → MIYSSEVEHMCPVTQGACHGPAPIPEEGKWVEAKEIKDISGLTHGIGRCAPQQGACKLTLNIKKGIIEEALVEVLGCSGMTHSAAMASEILPGKTILEALNTDLVCDAINVAMRELFLQIVYGRSQTAFSEGGLPIGASLEDLGKGMRSQIGTMFGTKAKGARYLELTEGYVNRIALDENNEIIGYEFISFGKVMDLIKKGDDANIAMEKAKGTYGRFNEAAKYIDPRQE